TTGGATTATGTCTGGCGCTGAAAGGACATTCAAAACAAGAAAATTCAACCAAAGTAATCAACGCATTGAAATCGCCGCGGATATGATCATTTTTTGTAATGTCAAATTGAGCAATTGCCGGCGCTTCGAGCGGTTGAGTATCGTTAACGGGCAAATTTTGGGCTATTTGTCCGGTGGAAATAGTTTTCTTGCCGCCGTCGCCATTAATAATAATTGCCCCGGCAATAATTAAACCTGCGATAATTATAGAGATTGGTATAGAAAGATTGGGACGAGAATAATCTTCTTTAACATTCTTCTCTTTTTCTGTGTCTTCAATTTTTTCAACGCTGTATTCACCGACGCTCTCAATCTCACGCTGAATTTCCGTTTCTTCAATCGCATTTTCATCGTAAACTATCACGCCCTTTCCCGATTCATGACTTATTTTTGTTTGAATCACGCCTTGCAGATTTTTTAATCTTTCCTCGATTAAAATAGCGCAAGAGTTGCAGTGCATGCCGTGAATTTTAAATTTTGCTTTTTTCATCGTTTTAAATTTTTAATGACAATTATTATTTTTAACTCCCTTGTTTTTTTCCTTTCCCATGAACAGTTTCATTAAAACAATGTGAGATAATGGGCAAAGTAAAATTAATAAAAAAGTAAACGAACCAAGGTTAAGGTATTTAGGCAATATAATAATGGCCGACATCGCCAAAGCGCAACATATAAGCATTATTAACCAGTGTTTATTCTTCATAATTTGAATTTAATTATTTTAATAAATTTTCATCTTGCGCCGCAGCTGCCGCTTCCGCCGCCGCAGCCGCATCCTTTTGCGCCGGAGGGAATAACATCGTTGTCATTCGTATTTGCGAAATCTGCGGATTGAGCGTAAGCGCTGGAGCTTTTTGCCGCAATTTTACTATCAACCACTTCTATAATCCCCGAGACCATTCCCATCCAGCAGGAAAATTTGTATTTTCCCGGCTTTTCCGGAGTAAATTCTTTGACGCTCACTTGGCCAGGAGTTAAAGGAATTTCGTCGGCAAATAAACCGCGGGAGATAATGGCATTGGTGCAGCCGCTTGTCCCTTCATCAGCAATTTCCCATCTGACAGGAACTCCGACTTTGACCTTAAAATAATTTGGTTTATAGCCAGAACTTAAGGCGTCCATTTTTATAACCTGTTTGCCGTTAACAATCGGCGGCAAACCATCTTCGTCGCCGTTGGCAGACTGTTGATTAGAATTAAATTTTATATCGCTTAAACTGGAAAATCCCAAAACATTTAACTGGGCATTGATATTGTATAAGGCGAAAAACAAAACCAAAACGCCGGCAACTTTTAGGAATTTATTGGCTAAATGCGGCTTTTGAGAAAATTTAACCGAGGATAAACCAATTGCCAAAAGAGCCGGCAATGTCCCTAAAGCGAAAAAAAGCATAATAAGAGCTCCTTGGAGCGGACTGCCGGAAATTAAAGCCAAACTTTGCGCAGTTATAGTGAAACCGCAAGGCAAAAAGAAAGTAAGCGCTCCCATTAGAAATGGCTTGTATTTTCCTTGAAATTTAGTTTCATCGGCAATGTGTCTGGTTATGAATTTAGGCATGGTAAACTGAAATTTTCGGAAAGCTTTTACTCCTAACATTTGTAAAGCTAAGAAAACCATCATCACAGAAACAACGGCGATTAAAACAGAAGTAAAAGTTAAAGAGATCTGAAGTTTGCTTCCAATGGCTCCAATAACGGCTCCCAAAAGAGCGTAAGAAACAATTCTTCCGGCATTAAACATTAAATGTGGTTGAAGTTTCTCCATGGTTGAATTTCTTTCTGAATACATTTCCAGCCACTGTTTAGACATTGAAAGAATCAAGCCGCCGACTAGAGCCGCGCAACTGGAAACACCAGCCAATAATCCCAAAAGAAAGAATGTAGGTAAAGATGAAGTTGAGCTAACGTTTACCAAGCCGGCAAAACCGCTATTTTTAATAATGAAAAAGCCGACAATAAAAAATAAAGCGGCGCCAGCGATTACGAAAAGGTCATTCTCTTTTTTTCCTCCCATTGTTTTTATTGGCTGATCAAAGAAACGATAATTTTCTTTTCTGAAAATTCCATTTAATCTATCGACGCTTGGTTTTTCTTCTGTATATTCAAGTAAAACTTCGCCCTTGTCAGCCTTGGCTTCCACTGATTTTATTCCTTTTAGTGCCAATAATCTTTTCTCTATTAAAACCTCGCAAGAAGCGCAATGCATTCCTTGAACAAAATAGGCGTGCTCTTTTCTCATTGGCTGGCTTTCCAGCACCTCTTTTTTTATTTGGAATTTTAATTCTTTGATTTTGCCGAAAATTTCCTCTTGAGAAATTTTATTAGTATCAAATTCCACCCAAGATTCGCCGCCCTTGCTATCAATATTTACATTTCTTACTCCCTCTAAAACATCTATTTCAGTTTCAATCAGCGCCTTATCGTTTTCCGAGCTGATATTTTCAATTTGAATTTTAGTTTTTTTAAGCATCATAAATTATATTTTTTAACATTATTTATTAAGCAATTTTGTAACTCTTAAAATCTCTTCCGTCATTTCCTGTTTCCTTTTTTCATTTTTTGTTCCCATTGCTGTTTTAAAACAGGTATTTAGATGATTTTCCATTAACATTTGATGGGCAGATTTCAAAAGACCTATCACGGCCGAATTTTGCTGCATAATATCAATGCAGTATTCATCGGCTTCGACCATCTTGATAATTTTCAATATTAAGCCTTGAGCCTTCTTAAAATTTATGAGGGTTTTTTCTTTTTGGGTAGCCATATTTTTTAAATTAATAGTTAATAATTTATCCAGACCTCGACCATAGATATAGGTCTATTATATCAATTTAAAAATCCTTGTCAATAGCAAATTTACTTTTAATCGTGTTTGTGCTAAATTATAGACATAAAGACATTAAATTTCTGAATCTACCACCCTTTTAATTTTTGGTTCCGCCGCCGTTCGCCAAAAATTCTGGCCGTCCCCGCCGTCGTTGAAACTTTGGCGGGCAGGCATTCAGGCGGGCGGAAACGCGGAGCGGAGCTAATCAAGCATTTTTCGTTCGAAAAAGGTTCGAGCTTCGTTCAGTAATTGCGACCATCCTATGCTCCTTCGGAGCTACGGATGGCAAGCCACCTTTTGTATTTTGTGCTATAATCTCTCTTGTCAACCCCGTCAACTACATTAGAAAAAAAGGAGGGTGCCATGAGTATCACCGTTAGTGTTTCCCCTATTGAAGGGGGAACCATCAGGGGGTGGAAGGTGGAGTTCGAGAGTAACGAAGTGACCGTTATCCTTGAATCGGATGCTCAAATGATTAGGAAGATGATCGAGCGAGCGAAACACATGGGCTATACAGAGGGGTATACCCAGGGATTCACACACGGAAAGAGGGTTCTACGGGTTGAAAACGACAGACCACGCCTCACCCGATAATGCCTGTCGTTGTCTCTCAAGAGCAAATGGTTTTTCTGTCCAAACCATTTGCTTCTTTTTTTGTGGTATACTTTTTCTATATGGAAAAAGACCCGCAGAAACTCATGGAGCAAGGCTGGAAAGCGCGCGAAGATTACCGCTTCCCTGAATCCGAAAAACTTCTTACCCAAGCTTATAATCTATTTCTTTCTCAAGGCGATTATCTTAATGCCTCGGAATGTTTAAACCATCTGGCGTATCTCTATAAAACAATCTCGTTTACAAATGCTAATTTGGCAAAAGACCATGCTCAAAAAGCTCTTAAACTATGTCAGAAACATCATATTAAAGACACTCTAGCTTTTAGGGCAAATTCTTCTGTTTACAAGTATGCCGGGAATTTTGAAAAGGCCGAAAAATACCTCTTAAAGTTTTTGGAGAAAGAAACCCACCCCGCGCCTCGCGCCGATATCTTGGGTGATTTGGCTTTTATCACGATGCGCCGAGGAAACATTCAAAAAGCCCAAGAAATCATCAACGAGGCTTTAGGGGAATTGGAAAAGGGTTGGGAGGACGAAAGAATGCCTCATAAAATGATTTGGAAAACAAAACTTTTAATGTATAAATCTCTTATTCTCTACAATCTTGATGACAAAGTTGAAGCTAGAAAGCTGGCTCAAGAAGCGCAAAAACTAGCCAAAGATAATAATCTTAAAATGCGTCTTGCCGAATCTCAAGAACTCCTTAAACTCTTCTAATCCTTTGAACCCTTGAAAAACTATAGGAAGTAGTGTAGAATTGGCTCCAGCGTAAAACGATTTCGGGCGGGTTGCCGTCCGAAAAATTTCTTTATCCTCAAGGAGGTAGGAAAATGAAGACGAAAATAATCGTCTTGTTGTCGGTCGTCGCGTTGGCTTTTTTGGTCGGATGGGGCATGGCGCATGCTGAGACACCAGTCCAGCCGGATACTTGGGCGTTGGGTTGGAATACTTTGGGATGTGCCAAGAGCGTTGGGATCTCCCCCTGGACAGGGAGGTATGATCCCCGGTGTTGGTCGGTTTATGGGTACCAGGTACAACCTGGACCCATCACCGAATCCTCGGGGAAATTCGTTCTGGTCGGAGGTTATTGGTTTGAAAAGACCTCCGTTCGCGCAGTTTCTCCCACCCCGCCTCCGTGGGCAACCGCCACCCCGGTTCCGCCGCCGGTACCAACCGTTTGGCGTCCCTCCGCCAAACCCGTTGTCTCGCAACCAATATGGTGGCCGACCCCGCTCCCTACGCCGGGGGCGCCGGTACCCACGCCCTTCGTCGTCCGTAGTGGGGCGACACCAACCCCCCGCGGACCATGTTCCATCTGTCCGTGAGAGGTTCCCCTTGGGTGATTGTTCGAGCTTGAAGTTTAGCTTGCCAATCACCCGGGGGAGTAGTATTTTACCCTTATCATTATTTCCCTTTTGTGTTAACATTTTGGGCATGAACAAGTCTGATTTCAAGTTTATTTTTATTCGGATTATCTCTAATATTTTAATTTTTGGGGCAATTACGATCCTTTATTTAACTTACGGAGCTTGGGCAAAAGACAACCTACTTTTTATTGCAACAAAAGCGCGTGGAGTCAGCTATCAACTCTCCACCAACAGTGATAACCCGGAAGACCCGTCATTGCTTACCGCTCTTAAAGAAAGAAAACCCCTTGCTATCAGCCCGGTAAATAGCGATTTTGCTTTAGTGATACCCCAAATTGGCTTAAGTGTGCCGGTGGTTAAAAATATCTCGATTACAGACAAAGCAAAATATTTGGAAGCCTTAAAATTTGGAGTTGCCCATGCCAAGGGAACCGTCTTGCCGGGAGAGATTGGAAATTCTTATTATTTTTCGCACTCGAGTCTTAATTTTTGGGAACTGGGATCTTACGCTACTAGCTTTAATTTGCTCAATAGAATTACGCCAGGAAGTGACATCTATGTATTTTATCAGGGCAAACAATACCAATATAGAGTGCTCCAAACAGAGATTGTTAAAGGCTGGGACACTGTGCCTTATTATCGGGAATTTGTCAAGCCAATGTTGACTTTACAGACATGTAGTCCTCCAGGAACAACCATTAATAGGTTACTAATTCTAGCGGAGCTTGTGGAGCAATGAGCCTATCCAAAAAAATCGCCATAGATTTAGGTACCGCCAACTCGGTTGTTAGTGTTGTAGGTGAGGGAGTATTGGTCAACGAGCCCTCCGTTGTTGCCGTAAACTCGGACGATAGAAGGGTTTTAGCTGTAGGAGTTTTGGCCAAAGATATGGTGGGCAAGACCCCCGAGGGAATAGAGGCAATTAGACCCTTACGCGATGGCGTCATTGCCGATTTTGCCATAACCGAGGCGATGCTTAAATATTTTATAGATAAAACTGGGGGTAAAATTAGATTGTTAAAGCCTACGGTGATGATCTCGGTTCCCGCCGGGGTTACCTCTGTGGAATCAAGGGCGGTATTGGAGGCTGCCTATAACGCTGGAGCAAGAATCGCCTATTTGATTCCCGAACCTTTAGCGGCGGCAATTGGAGCGGAATTGCCGATTGGCGACCCCTCGGGAAATATGATTATAAATTCTGGCGGTGGCACGACCGAAGTTGCGGTTATTTCGTTGGGGGGAATTGTGGTTTCGGGATCGGTGCGCGTTGCCGGTAATAAAATAGACGAAGCTATCGCAAGCTATGCCCGTCGTAAATATGGTCTTTTTATTGGTGAAAAAACTTCCGAGGATATAAAAATAAATATTGGTTGGGCAATTGTTCCTACAAAAGAAATGGAAATGGAAGTCAAAGGAAGAGATACCATCAACGGTTTGCCTAGAACAGTTATTATTAAATCCAGTGAAATCGCGCTTGCTATAGAGCCGACGCTAAAAGATCTAATCAGCGAAGTTAAACAGGTTTTAGAAAGAACCCCGCCAGAGCTTGCCAGCGATGTGATTGATCGGGGAATTGTCATGTCAGGGGGAACTTCCAAACTGCGCGGGATCGAAAAATTTGTCACCCGCGAAACTGGGCTTCCAGCTCATATTGCCGACGACCCCCTGCTTTGTGTGGTTAAGGGCATCAGTTTAGTTTTGGAGAACTTAGAGGCTTTTGAGAAGAGCATTATCAGAAAGTAATTTTTAATTTTTAATTATTTGTTGCGTTTCTATTAGAATATTTTGATTAGATGTTCTATAATTGTCTTATGAAAAATCCTTTGCGAAACGGTGTTCCAATATTTCCAGTTTTGATGTTCTTGCTCCTTTTATCCTGGGCAACGGTAATGTATTCCCAAGGATACCGACTCAACTTTAACAAAAAAGAAGTCACGGTTTTGCAAACTGGAATCCTTTCGGTTCGTAGCAATCCCGAGGGAGCCAAAGTCTATTTGGATGGAAAAGTTATTACCGCAACCAATTCAACAATTTCTTCTTTAGCCCCAGCGACCTACAAATTAGAAGTCACCAAAGACGGATTTACTTCTTGGGGAAAGCAAGTTCAAGTTTACAACGACAAGGTTACCGATATTACTGCGCTTTTAATTTCTAAATCTCCTAGAATTGAACCGCTAACCACTTTTGGAGTCTCGGCATTTTCGGTCTCCAACGACGGCTCCAAAATTGCTTATGCCACAAAAAACGGCAAAGAGCCAGGGATTTGGCTTTTACCTTTGTCCGGAACCACCTCGATTTCTATTTTTGGCGGTAATAGAAATCTGTTAATTTTAGACACGCCGTCAATTGCCTATTCTATGGCTAAAGATTTAGTCTGGTCTCCAGACGACAAACAGTTACTTATTAAGATGAACGATAGCAAATATTATGTTTTAGACGCAAGTGGTGGAGCAATTCAGACAACTCCAGAAGTTGTCACGAGTCCCGAGGCAATTTATCAGGAATGGGCAACAAGTAAAGAGGATAAGCTAAAAAAATATTTAGAAAAAATAAACCTGCCACAGGATTTTACAGCTATTGCTTTAGACCCCGAGACAGTTTGGTCCCCCGATCTTAAAAAGTTTCTTTACAAAAATACGCTTTCTGACGAAAAGTTAGAATATAAGGTGTCTAATTTTGAGAATCCGCTTCCAGTTGGTGAAGAGTTAGAATATTCTCCTTTTAAGGTTGATAAGGAATCTAACGCCAAAGTTTATTGGTATTCCGATTCTTATCATTTAATAGTGGTAGAAGAGGGGACTGTAGAGGTAATAAGAATAGATGGAAGCAACAGGACCGAAATTTTTACGGGAAATTTAGCTAGTAGCAAAGCGTATCCAACCCCAGGAGGGGACAAAATAATAGTTCTGGCGTCGTTTAAGCAGTCGGTTCCGCCAGATTTGTATACTGTGAGTATCAGGTAAGTGGAAGTTATATGAAGTCTACCTATATCCTTGGAGTTCGAATTGACATTGTAAATAAAGAGGAGACCTTAAAAGAGATCCAGCAATTAGCTCAATCTAGTAAGCCCTCCTGTGTCGTTACAGTTAACCCTGAACATTTATACGATGCTCATTACGATCCCGCATTTAAGAAAATACTAAATAAGAGTAATTTAAATTTATGCGATGGGGTTGGCGTAAAGTTGGTCTCTTTTTTATTTCCACCTATAATAAAAGAGGTAGTATCGGGATCTAGTATCTTAAAAGATACTTTAATATCGTCAAGGAATAATAAATATAGAGTATTGGTACTTGTTGCTCCAAACTCCCTTGCAACAAAAGAAAAGATAGAGAAGTATTTAATTGAGCAACTAGAGATGTCAAAGGAGTGTATAAGAGTTATTTCAACGATAGAGGTAGTCTCAAATAATATTGTTAAAACAATAGTAACATTTAGACCAAATGTAACACTGTTGACATATAATCACATCTTAGCAAATACTTTAATACAACAAATGGTAGATGTGAGTGTTAGTGGCGTAAAAATGAATGTTGGGGGTTCTTTTGACTATTTATTAGGTTTGCGGAAAAACCCTCCCTCAATCTTTAGGCATTTTGGATTAGAATGGCTGTACAGGTTAGTAAATGAACCAGTTTATCGCTATAAGAGAGTATTTAAGGCTGTTATTTTATTTCCGCTTTTGGTTTTATCCACAAAAATCTTCTTGACATATCCTAATACAAAAGAGTAGGTTGGAGATATTACTAGCATTTTCGTTTTCTCCAAACATTAAGTTTGGGGGAACGCCCAACCATGATATTAGTAGACAAACTCTACAAGTCCTCGGAAGTGTGTGACATACTAGGTGTAAGTTTAAGAACCTTATATCGGTACATAGAAGATGGTAAGCTCGGATCAGTACAACTTGCGTCAGGAAGGCACAGATTTACCAAAGACCAGATCGAAAAATTTTTGCAATTAGGACCAACTGTTAAAGAAGAGGTTAAAGAAGAGAAAGAGGTGGTGGAGACAAAAGAAGTGCTAGAGGAGCCAATTAAAGAAACCCCCATGATGGGTTTAGGTGCAGAGGAAGAAGTCGAAGAAGAGGAAAAAGCGGAAGAACCCGAGATTAAATCTACACTTCTTGCCGAAGACGAGGTTTTTAAACCGTTATATTTTAGATGTCCGTTTGATGATCTAAGAGTCATCGCTAAACTTATAAAGAGAGCGGGGGAAAATGCCAGCGCCGATTACGCTTTTACCGGCCCTGCTGGTTTGTCGTTGTTTTACCCAATTAAGGCATTTGATAAATTGCATGTTTATGTTTCTCCCGACCAAATGGATTTTTGGAAGCTAAGATTGCAGTTAGAGGAATCGTCAGAGGAGTTTGCCAATGTGGTCATTATTAAGGCCGATACAGTAGATGTCTTTTCGCAAGCGGGAGAACGGGGTGGGTTAAAGCATGTATCTGTCGAGAGAATTAAAGACGATTTAAAGCAGATGAACATGGCAGAGGAACTAAAGGAATTTGAGAGTAAGGGATACTAAAAAAATCTCCCCGCCAAAGGCGGGGAGATTTAATACCAGTCATTAACCTTGTTTTTCTCTTGCCATATCTACAACTAATGCTCGACCTTCTATATCTTTTCCATTAAAGTCTGCCAAGGCTTTTTGAGCTTCTTCGTCTGTTGAGAATTCAACAAATCCAAAGCCTTTAGACCTTCTTGTCATTTTGTCCGTAATTACTACGGAATCAACAATGTTTCCCGCTGGGGAAAAAAGGGCTCTTATGTCCTCGGAGGTAAACTTGAATGGAAGGTTTCCTACATATAACTTTTTACTCACTTGCTATCACCGCCTTAAAAGATGGCATAACAAAAGAATCCGCAAGGAGCAAAAAATTTGCGTTACGAGAATCTTCTATCTAGCCTAACGGGGGGAGTTTAGCATGGAATTCTACTTTAGACAATGAGATGTTTTTTCCTGCATTTTACCTTACCAACAATGAGCCGCCGACAAACGGGGCGAAGTATTCCGGGTAGGGATTCCCCATAATACAAGGCAGCAAAGCTCCTTGTAAGTCTCTCTCTGGGCAGGGAATGTACCGAGTTGTCTCGCTCTCGCGAGTAGGCGGGTCGGTATTGGCAAGATATGGGAACAGTTTAACATTGCTCAAATACAAACTACAAGAATCTGTTTACTAAAAGTATAGACAAGAGTTTTTTCTATGCTTAATATAGAAATATGTCCAAAGTTTATACTGTTACTTTTGGTGGTTGGTATCAAAGAACTACTCTACATTTAAGCGAAATATTTGAATTTCTCTCCGTGGCTAATTCTTATCTAGATCTTTCTCAAGAAAAACTACTCTATCTTCATAAAAATTTGAACTTACAGGAGGTGTCCCGAGAAACAGACTATTTGGAATATGTAAGAGCAAAGACAACCGACGGTATAGAAATTAGGTATTTTGAAGATGGGCTTTATATCTTGGAATTTAAGACCGAAAACATTCAAGAAACAAAATTAATTTTAGAGAAATATTTTAACGACGCTTTTTTGCCTGCAATGGACTACATATTTTCTTTGGGAGCTCCGACGCCAAAGGTTTTAGCCAATATTAAAAACTCGCACCCTGTCGTTGTCTCATTTAGCGACAAGGATTTTGATAAGTTTGAAGTTGCGCCAGAAAAATTTGGAAAGGTTTATAGCAAAATTTCTTCACGGGATATGTGTGTTTACAAAACCAAGGATTATATTTTTGTTGTAGCAAAGACCAACGATGGGGATTCCATTAAAAAGGTTATAGAAACTCAAATTTTCTTTAGAGAATTTAAGGATCAGCTAGAAAAGTACCTTTTTATTCACCGAAAAATCTGGTTCGATATAGATCAAGTAAAAGAAATGGGGCAAATGAAATACAAGGATATACCAAAAATAAGAAGCAAGTTGGATGATTACAAAAAAACAATCAGCTTAATTAATAATAGAATTGCCCAAATGGATTCTTACGCCAAAACCAGACAATCGATAGCCCAGAGGTTTCAGATAGAAAACCACCTTTTAATGCTTTTTCAGTACCGTTTTGAATCTTTGTTAAACACATTAGATTACATCAAAGAGATTTGGAAAATGACTTTAGATTATGTAAATTTAGCCATAGATACTGTTTTGGGTTTGCAAAGTTCCAATACAGGCAGGAGCATTCAGTCTCTTACGCTAATTACAACCATGGGAGTTGTATCGGGTCTTTTAACCTACTTAACAAGAGATAAACTTCCGGCTTTTACTTTTATTGGGGCTTTGTATCTCATAACCCTTTTATCTTGTGGCTACCTAATAAATTTTGTTTTGCAGAAAATTTCGCAGAATAAAAAAGGAAAACTTAAATTTTCCAGCATTAACAAATCTATTTAAATATCAACGAACACACAAGTTAGAAAAAGAGGGGTGAGACCCCACAGGGGTCTCACCCCATAAGACTAAAAAGGGATAATCCCGACCCTAGGTCGGGATTATCCCTAATCGTTTTCTCAAAAGTATAGAGAGGGTTTTTTATAAATTATCGGGTAGTACCTGCTTGTAGTAAGCACATTGAGTAAGGGTATTGACATCATGTAAGGAATTGTGATACTCTCATTGTCATGAATACAGTAGCTACAGTTACTTCCAAAGGGCAAGTGACTATTCCCAAAATTGCTCGTGATGTTTTGCTTTTAGATGAAGGCGATAAACTGGTCTTTTCGGTTTTACCAGATTTAGGTTTTGTAAAGGTATTTCCTTTAAAAAATAATTTTTTATCTCAAGGCGCGTCCATTAAACCCTTAGGGATTAAAGATATTCATATTGTTCGGTCAAAAACCTTAAATTTAGTTGCCAAGAAAGTTGCAGCAGCAAGTCAATGACAAAAAGTTTTGTAGATACAAATATCTTTTTAAGATTTTTGGTAAAAGAGGACGAACAAGCCTATAACAAATCTTTCGCTTTATTTAAAAAAGCTTCAGAGGGTAAAATAAACTTAATCACATCTTCGCTAGTCATTTTTGAGATTATTTGGACACTAGAGTCGTTTTACAAAGTTAAAAAGAGTGATATTGTAGGGAAAGTTTTGGGGATATTAAATCTCCCTAATTTAGAAGTGGAAAAAGCGGAAATTTTGTTGCAAGCGCTTATTTTGTGGAAAGACGAAAATATTGATTTTGCGGATGCGTATAATTATTGTTTTTTTCTTAGCGAGTCGGTAGACTGTATCTATAGCTACGACAAACACTTTGATAAATTATCGTTAGTTAGGAGATTAGAACCATGACATTTGATAAATCTAAAAAACTAAAAGTTCTTATGGTAACGGCGGAAACCCGACCCTTTTCCAGCGTTGGGGGACAGGGAGTTGTGGTTTCCTATTTATCCAAAGCCTTGCGTGAAATGGGTGTTGACGCCCGAATTTTTACTCCCAAGTTTGGTTTTATTGACGAAAAAAAATACCCCAGCGAGTATGTCTATAAAGGGCTTAAAGTTCCCACTAGCCACAAATCCGATGCCAAAAGATTTTTAGTTTGTAATGTTAAATATTACAACCCCCAAGGAGAAGTTCCGGTGTACTTTTTAGAAAACATGGAATATTATGAATTACGAAGCAATGTTTATGACTATTCCGATGATCACATTCGTTGGGCGTTGCTTTCTCGCGCCGCTCTAGAATATATTAGTAAAACTTGCCAAAAACAAACCGAAGATAGTTTTGTCCCCGATATTATTCATTGTCATGATTGGCACACCGCACTAGTTCCCAATTATTTAGAATCCTCTTTTAAAGATGAAAAGTTTCTGAATAAAATTTCCACAGTTTTTACGATTCATAATTTAAAATTTCAAGGAATGGTAGATTTAAGAAATGCCTCCGAAATGAATTTAGACGATGGTAGGGGTTCCGTTGCGCCGTTTTTTACCAATAGACTTAAGCATTTAAATTTTATGAAGCGTGGCATTATCCACAGCGATCTTATTACAACGGTTTCCAAAACTTACAGTCGAGAGATGCTCACTCCAG
The sequence above is drawn from the Patescibacteria group bacterium genome and encodes:
- a CDS encoding thioredoxin domain-containing protein, which codes for MKKAKFKIHGMHCNSCAILIEERLKNLQGVIQTKISHESGKGVIVYDENAIEETEIQREIESVGEYSVEKIEDTEKEKNVKEDYSRPNLSIPISIIIAGLIIAGAIIINGDGGKKTISTGQIAQNLPVNDTQPLEAPAIAQFDITKNDHIRGDFNALITLVEFSCFECPFSARHNPTLIKILDDYKGKVRLVYKHFPLGFHPNAQKAAEASECADEQGKFWEYHDKLFENFQLGYSIENFKQWAKDLELNSGKFNECLDSGKYAQKVQADFQEGTGKGVNGTPATFINGQLVSGALPYESFKQIIDNLLSQ
- a CDS encoding DUF2933 domain-containing protein, whose product is MKNKHWLIMLICCALAMSAIIILPKYLNLGSFTFLLILLCPLSHIVLMKLFMGKEKNKGVKNNNCH
- a CDS encoding sulfite exporter TauE/SafE family protein, translated to MMLKKTKIQIENISSENDKALIETEIDVLEGVRNVNIDSKGGESWVEFDTNKISQEEIFGKIKELKFQIKKEVLESQPMRKEHAYFVQGMHCASCEVLIEKRLLALKGIKSVEAKADKGEVLLEYTEEKPSVDRLNGIFRKENYRFFDQPIKTMGGKKENDLFVIAGAALFFIVGFFIIKNSGFAGLVNVSSTSSLPTFFLLGLLAGVSSCAALVGGLILSMSKQWLEMYSERNSTMEKLQPHLMFNAGRIVSYALLGAVIGAIGSKLQISLTFTSVLIAVVSVMMVFLALQMLGVKAFRKFQFTMPKFITRHIADETKFQGKYKPFLMGALTFFLPCGFTITAQSLALISGSPLQGALIMLFFALGTLPALLAIGLSSVKFSQKPHLANKFLKVAGVLVLFFALYNINAQLNVLGFSSLSDIKFNSNQQSANGDEDGLPPIVNGKQVIKMDALSSGYKPNYFKVKVGVPVRWEIADEGTSGCTNAIISRGLFADEIPLTPGQVSVKEFTPEKPGKYKFSCWMGMVSGIIEVVDSKIAAKSSSAYAQSADFANTNDNDVIPSGAKGCGCGGGSGSCGAR
- a CDS encoding metal-sensitive transcriptional regulator, with translation MATQKEKTLINFKKAQGLILKIIKMVEADEYCIDIMQQNSAVIGLLKSAHQMLMENHLNTCFKTAMGTKNEKRKQEMTEEILRVTKLLNK
- a CDS encoding class E sortase, encoding MNKSDFKFIFIRIISNILIFGAITILYLTYGAWAKDNLLFIATKARGVSYQLSTNSDNPEDPSLLTALKERKPLAISPVNSDFALVIPQIGLSVPVVKNISITDKAKYLEALKFGVAHAKGTVLPGEIGNSYYFSHSSLNFWELGSYATSFNLLNRITPGSDIYVFYQGKQYQYRVLQTEIVKGWDTVPYYREFVKPMLTLQTCSPPGTTINRLLILAELVEQ
- a CDS encoding rod shape-determining protein, with translation MSLSKKIAIDLGTANSVVSVVGEGVLVNEPSVVAVNSDDRRVLAVGVLAKDMVGKTPEGIEAIRPLRDGVIADFAITEAMLKYFIDKTGGKIRLLKPTVMISVPAGVTSVESRAVLEAAYNAGARIAYLIPEPLAAAIGAELPIGDPSGNMIINSGGGTTEVAVISLGGIVVSGSVRVAGNKIDEAIASYARRKYGLFIGEKTSEDIKINIGWAIVPTKEMEMEVKGRDTINGLPRTVIIKSSEIALAIEPTLKDLISEVKQVLERTPPELASDVIDRGIVMSGGTSKLRGIEKFVTRETGLPAHIADDPLLCVVKGISLVLENLEAFEKSIIRK
- a CDS encoding PEGA domain-containing protein, with amino-acid sequence MKNPLRNGVPIFPVLMFLLLLSWATVMYSQGYRLNFNKKEVTVLQTGILSVRSNPEGAKVYLDGKVITATNSTISSLAPATYKLEVTKDGFTSWGKQVQVYNDKVTDITALLISKSPRIEPLTTFGVSAFSVSNDGSKIAYATKNGKEPGIWLLPLSGTTSISIFGGNRNLLILDTPSIAYSMAKDLVWSPDDKQLLIKMNDSKYYVLDASGGAIQTTPEVVTSPEAIYQEWATSKEDKLKKYLEKINLPQDFTAIALDPETVWSPDLKKFLYKNTLSDEKLEYKVSNFENPLPVGEELEYSPFKVDKESNAKVYWYSDSYHLIVVEEGTVEVIRIDGSNRTEIFTGNLASSKAYPTPGGDKIIVLASFKQSVPPDLYTVSIR
- a CDS encoding WecB/TagA/CpsF family glycosyltransferase is translated as MKSTYILGVRIDIVNKEETLKEIQQLAQSSKPSCVVTVNPEHLYDAHYDPAFKKILNKSNLNLCDGVGVKLVSFLFPPIIKEVVSGSSILKDTLISSRNNKYRVLVLVAPNSLATKEKIEKYLIEQLEMSKECIRVISTIEVVSNNIVKTIVTFRPNVTLLTYNHILANTLIQQMVDVSVSGVKMNVGGSFDYLLGLRKNPPSIFRHFGLEWLYRLVNEPVYRYKRVFKAVILFPLLVLSTKIFLTYPNTKE
- a CDS encoding helix-turn-helix domain-containing protein, yielding MILVDKLYKSSEVCDILGVSLRTLYRYIEDGKLGSVQLASGRHRFTKDQIEKFLQLGPTVKEEVKEEKEVVETKEVLEEPIKETPMMGLGAEEEVEEEEKAEEPEIKSTLLAEDEVFKPLYFRCPFDDLRVIAKLIKRAGENASADYAFTGPAGLSLFYPIKAFDKLHVYVSPDQMDFWKLRLQLEESSEEFANVVIIKADTVDVFSQAGERGGLKHVSVERIKDDLKQMNMAEELKEFESKGY
- a CDS encoding RNA-binding protein; this encodes MSKKLYVGNLPFKFTSEDIRALFSPAGNIVDSVVITDKMTRRSKGFGFVEFSTDEEAQKALADFNGKDIEGRALVVDMAREKQG